From Spirosoma aerolatum, one genomic window encodes:
- a CDS encoding DMT family transporter encodes MNYIYLVFAFIVGLAITVQAGVNANLRQAMANPILAAVISFGSGLIALVLMFLSTGGVVPPLDTIRQVSWWKWTGGVMGAIYMITVIVSVQKIGTANMVSLSVAGQLTAAIILDHYGLLGFAHHPANVWRLLGIILIVGGVLLVVKN; translated from the coding sequence ATGAATTACATCTATCTGGTTTTTGCGTTCATCGTTGGCCTGGCCATCACCGTTCAGGCAGGGGTTAATGCAAACTTACGACAGGCGATGGCCAACCCGATTCTGGCGGCAGTCATCTCATTTGGTTCGGGGCTGATTGCCCTCGTATTGATGTTTTTGTCAACGGGTGGCGTTGTTCCTCCCCTCGATACCATCCGACAGGTTAGCTGGTGGAAATGGACAGGGGGTGTTATGGGAGCCATCTACATGATCACGGTTATCGTCAGCGTACAAAAAATTGGAACAGCCAACATGGTTAGTTTAAGCGTAGCTGGTCAGTTAACAGCCGCCATCATTCTCGACCACTATGGCCTGCTGGGGTTCGCTCACCACCCGGCCAATGTCTGGCGGCTGCTCGGCATCATCCTGATTGTAGGTGGGGTATTGCTGGTTGTAAAAAACTAA
- a CDS encoding PD-(D/E)XK nuclease family protein: protein MINYRFYPSLLNVFSRYMRGGSLSAQELIDAINRVPTPTTAAQERGISFEEAVVKGTDEDRFDPELLKKVRKLLPRPIVDTQVYCQWQIEDVLFYGYVDLIGKFKAVDLKTTASYQPGRYVHNHQNLYLHALKGKGIKLMEYVIAAFEPDGRTEVHVESYALTHPIEKQLEEIRLFKAFLEEHRPLITDPKIFVVPGEEPSARRRPHS from the coding sequence ATGATCAACTACCGCTTCTACCCATCGTTACTGAATGTGTTTTCCCGCTATATGCGTGGAGGGAGCCTGTCGGCTCAGGAATTGATCGATGCTATCAATCGGGTACCAACACCAACCACAGCAGCTCAGGAACGGGGCATTTCGTTTGAGGAAGCCGTAGTAAAGGGCACTGACGAAGACCGATTCGATCCGGAGCTTCTCAAAAAAGTTCGTAAGCTACTCCCCCGCCCGATTGTCGATACGCAGGTATATTGCCAATGGCAGATCGAAGATGTGCTGTTTTATGGCTATGTTGATCTGATTGGCAAATTCAAAGCAGTCGATTTGAAAACAACAGCTTCGTATCAGCCGGGGCGGTATGTACACAATCACCAGAATTTATACCTCCACGCGCTTAAAGGCAAGGGTATTAAACTGATGGAGTATGTGATTGCGGCTTTTGAACCCGATGGCCGGACGGAGGTGCATGTGGAAAGCTATGCATTAACGCATCCGATTGAGAAGCAACTGGAAGAGATTCGGCTTTTTAAGGCTTTTCTGGAAGAACACCGGCCGTTAATCACCGATCCGAAGATATTTGTTGTCCCAGGCGAAGAGCCCAGTGCCCGACGACGGCCGCATTCCTGA
- a CDS encoding MDR family MFS transporter, whose translation MLQRTLHLYQRAYQGLSPSVWLLAIVMLINRCGTMVLPFMTLYLTQHLHYSVTDAGIIMALFGAGAFIGTFIGGRLTDRFGFYYIQLVSLMFGGFALIGLQFVTNFYLLCGSIFTFTLFGDSFRPANQAAIAYYSNPETRTRAFSLNRLAINLGWAVGGALGGWLASIDYSLLFWVDGFTCLIASIVLWIYLPVPSRPKAKAVQSIMSGLSDPIATNQSPYRDTLFIGFVVCSALYLMVFMQLFSIVPLFFKEVLGLNEQLIGRLMALNGILIVLFEMALVYSLEQQKRPKTTLIIMGSILTALAYLALALPTSNLLSGIHIALLFILFATLGEMLSIPFLQSFTVERSNPATRGQYLALYGMGASFAQTTAPIFGSFLVAQAGFSIHWPVAASLILVSSCGFLWLGKVLKQKEAQELSIEQSSESSS comes from the coding sequence ATGCTTCAGCGGACGCTTCATCTGTATCAACGGGCCTATCAGGGACTATCGCCATCGGTCTGGCTGCTGGCCATAGTCATGCTGATCAACCGCTGTGGTACGATGGTGCTACCTTTCATGACCCTGTACCTGACCCAGCATTTGCATTACTCCGTTACCGACGCGGGTATAATTATGGCTTTGTTTGGCGCAGGGGCTTTCATTGGTACGTTCATTGGAGGGCGGCTGACCGATCGGTTTGGGTTTTATTACATCCAATTAGTCAGCCTTATGTTTGGAGGCTTTGCGCTCATCGGTCTTCAGTTCGTTACCAATTTCTACCTGCTCTGCGGGAGTATCTTTACGTTTACGCTATTCGGCGATTCATTCCGACCCGCCAATCAGGCTGCCATTGCATACTACTCTAATCCAGAAACCCGAACACGAGCTTTTTCGCTGAATCGTCTGGCAATCAATCTTGGCTGGGCTGTTGGGGGTGCGTTGGGGGGGTGGCTGGCGAGTATCGATTATAGCCTGCTGTTTTGGGTGGATGGGTTTACTTGTCTGATAGCCAGTATCGTACTATGGATCTATTTACCCGTTCCGAGCCGCCCGAAAGCGAAGGCAGTACAATCAATAATGTCCGGTTTATCAGACCCAATAGCCACGAACCAAAGTCCTTACCGGGATACGCTGTTCATCGGATTTGTGGTCTGTTCGGCTTTATATCTGATGGTATTCATGCAATTGTTTTCGATAGTGCCTCTGTTCTTCAAAGAAGTCCTTGGATTGAACGAACAATTGATTGGCAGGCTGATGGCCCTGAATGGCATTCTGATTGTGCTGTTCGAAATGGCGCTGGTATACAGCCTGGAGCAACAGAAACGCCCCAAAACCACGCTAATTATTATGGGAAGTATCTTAACCGCTCTGGCCTATCTTGCGCTGGCTCTGCCAACAAGTAACTTGCTGTCAGGAATACATATTGCTTTACTTTTTATTCTGTTTGCCACGCTGGGCGAAATGCTGTCTATCCCATTCCTTCAATCGTTCACTGTAGAACGATCGAATCCGGCTACGCGCGGCCAATACCTGGCGCTATATGGCATGGGTGCCTCGTTTGCCCAAACAACGGCCCCAATCTTTGGCTCCTTTCTGGTTGCACAGGCTGGCTTTTCGATCCATTGGCCAGTGGCTGCCAGCCTTATTCTGGTGTCGTCCTGTGGCTTTTTGTGGCTGGGGAAGGTGTTAAAACAGAAAGAAGCACAGGAACTTTCGATAGAGCAAAGCTCTGAATCATCTTCTTAA
- the argH gene encoding argininosuccinate lyase codes for MKLWQKEGVTTAEQIERFTVGRDREMDLYLAPFDVLGNLAHAQMLETINLLTQEELKQLKTELKAIYGQIEAGQFVIEDGIEDVHSQVELMLTRVLGDVGKKIHSGRSRNDQVLVDLKLFTRDRLWQVAQAVQRVFDRLISRSEQHKDDLLPGYTHLQIAMPSSFGLWFGAYAEALSDDMLTLQTAYRLANRNPLGSGAGYGSSFPLNRTLITELLGFEGMHVNVVYAQMSRGKTEQTALTALAAIAATLSRMAMDICLYNSQNFGFLVLPDALTTGSSIMPHKKNPDVAELLRAKTNRLKALPMEITLVMSNLPSGYHRDMQLLKEILMPAFDEILDCLDITDFMLEHLQVKSNLLDDPKYDLLFSVERVNELVLQGVPFREAYRTVGKEIAEHTYVPPRVLHHTHEGSIGNLGNDLIVNQMQQTLNGFGAGNVQEAITRLLS; via the coding sequence TTGAAACTCTGGCAAAAAGAAGGCGTTACCACTGCCGAACAAATAGAACGCTTCACCGTCGGTCGCGACCGTGAAATGGACCTGTATCTGGCCCCTTTCGATGTATTGGGCAACCTCGCCCATGCGCAGATGCTCGAAACCATCAATCTGCTTACTCAGGAGGAGCTAAAACAGCTAAAGACCGAATTAAAAGCTATTTACGGTCAAATTGAAGCCGGGCAGTTCGTTATTGAAGACGGTATCGAAGATGTCCATTCGCAGGTTGAGTTAATGCTGACCCGCGTGCTGGGCGATGTGGGCAAAAAAATTCACTCGGGACGCTCCCGAAACGATCAGGTACTCGTCGATCTGAAGCTCTTTACCCGCGACCGACTCTGGCAGGTTGCTCAAGCGGTTCAACGCGTATTCGACCGACTCATTAGCCGTTCCGAACAGCACAAAGACGACCTATTACCTGGGTACACACATCTTCAGATCGCCATGCCTTCGTCGTTTGGGCTTTGGTTTGGCGCCTACGCTGAGGCCCTCTCCGACGATATGCTGACGCTGCAAACCGCCTATCGACTTGCCAATCGGAATCCGCTGGGCTCAGGGGCAGGATACGGCTCATCATTTCCCCTCAATCGGACACTGATCACTGAGTTATTGGGCTTCGAAGGCATGCACGTCAACGTAGTGTACGCACAGATGAGCCGGGGAAAAACCGAACAAACGGCTCTTACGGCATTGGCAGCTATAGCAGCAACCCTATCTCGAATGGCGATGGATATTTGCCTGTATAACAGCCAGAATTTCGGGTTTCTGGTTCTGCCGGATGCGCTTACGACGGGTTCAAGCATTATGCCACACAAGAAAAACCCTGATGTGGCGGAATTGCTACGGGCCAAAACCAATCGGCTAAAGGCTTTGCCGATGGAAATAACACTGGTAATGAGCAACTTACCATCGGGCTATCACCGTGATATGCAACTATTGAAAGAAATTCTGATGCCCGCGTTCGACGAGATTCTGGACTGCCTCGACATCACCGATTTCATGCTCGAACACCTACAAGTAAAATCTAATTTGCTTGACGACCCGAAATACGATCTGCTTTTCAGTGTAGAGCGTGTAAATGAACTCGTATTACAGGGCGTGCCCTTCCGCGAAGCCTACCGAACGGTTGGGAAGGAAATAGCCGAGCATACCTATGTTCCACCCCGCGTGCTTCATCATACCCACGAAGGCAGCATTGGCAACCTGGGGAACGATCTTATTGTTAACCAGATGCAACAGACTCTGAATGGCTTTGGCGCTGGCAACGTACAGGAAGCCATAACTCGGTTACTTTCTTAA
- a CDS encoding SMP-30/gluconolactonase/LRE family protein, translating to MKQALTLVGVFVGSALLLALMPPSVAPKPMKLVKVWETDTTLRIPESVLYDGKNTIYVSNIDGKPDGLDGSGFISKVSLDGKIENLHWTSGLNAPKGMGIYKKRLYVTDMYRLVCINTDNGQAEKTWDGVGKDAFLNDVTVASDGTVYVSDNRNDKIYRLKDDKLDVWMEGEQLNKPNGLLAVGKDKLMIGSTKIGALQVVDVETKTITKVADGMAATDGIVPEGKGTFFVSDWNGQIFHVNADGTKEQLLDTRSNKINSADIDYVSKKKLLIVPTFYKNSLVAYRVE from the coding sequence ATGAAACAAGCGCTTACGTTAGTCGGAGTCTTTGTCGGTAGTGCTTTGCTACTGGCACTGATGCCCCCATCGGTGGCTCCCAAACCTATGAAACTGGTGAAAGTATGGGAGACTGACACAACATTACGTATTCCTGAATCGGTACTTTATGATGGCAAGAACACAATCTACGTCAGCAATATTGACGGTAAGCCTGATGGGTTGGATGGGAGCGGGTTTATTTCGAAAGTATCGCTCGATGGCAAGATTGAAAACCTGCACTGGACATCGGGACTGAATGCACCAAAGGGTATGGGTATCTATAAAAAGCGGCTTTACGTGACCGATATGTACCGGCTGGTGTGTATCAATACCGATAATGGCCAAGCCGAAAAGACATGGGATGGCGTTGGAAAAGACGCTTTTCTGAACGATGTAACCGTAGCCAGCGACGGAACTGTGTACGTTTCGGACAACCGCAATGACAAAATTTACCGCCTGAAAGATGATAAGCTGGACGTTTGGATGGAAGGTGAGCAATTGAACAAACCGAATGGGTTACTGGCCGTTGGAAAAGACAAGCTTATGATCGGCAGTACGAAAATCGGCGCGCTGCAGGTGGTGGATGTCGAAACAAAAACGATAACGAAAGTAGCGGATGGAATGGCCGCCACCGATGGCATTGTGCCAGAAGGAAAAGGGACCTTTTTTGTATCGGACTGGAACGGTCAGATCTTCCATGTGAATGCCGACGGCACAAAGGAGCAATTGCTGGATACTCGCAGCAATAAGATCAACTCAGCCGATATTGACTATGTGTCGAAGAAAAAACTGTTGATTGTTCCGACGTTTTACAAAAACAGTCTTGTGGCCTACCGAGTGGAATAA
- a CDS encoding MFS transporter, producing MVQHSPNDTFASLRIAEFRYFVMNSFLITVTLLIQEVILGYELYKITHDPLMLGLVGLAEAIPFIILSLFGGHLADRRDKKRILQWSLLVIILGSVILYFVFQPSVVAKLSSTARLATIYGVLMLIGTAKGFYSPASSSLKPFLVPRELYANSATWYSSFWQAGAIVGPGLAGFFYNWFGFDNTLIVIIVLFVFCFLLLSLIKRKPVPVSNEPMLGLRESLKEGFRFVFKTQIVLYAISLDLFSVLFGGVVAILPVFAEDILHVGAEGLGFLRAAPSVGALLTMAFMTRFPPTQNAWRNMLLAVLGFGVATIIFAFSTNFYLSLIMLALTGAFDSVSVVIRQTILQIFPPDHMRGRVAAVNGIFVSSSNEIGAFESGLLARLLGTVPSVALGGVVTLIVVAYVYARSKELFAVRLN from the coding sequence ATGGTGCAACACTCTCCCAACGACACATTTGCCTCGCTCCGAATTGCCGAATTTCGCTACTTCGTGATGAACAGTTTTCTGATTACGGTCACGTTACTGATTCAGGAAGTGATTCTGGGGTATGAGCTGTACAAGATTACCCACGATCCACTCATGCTTGGGCTGGTCGGATTAGCCGAAGCGATACCGTTCATTATTTTGTCGCTTTTTGGGGGGCACCTGGCCGACCGACGTGATAAGAAAAGGATTCTGCAATGGAGTTTGCTGGTTATTATTCTGGGCTCGGTTATTCTGTACTTTGTTTTTCAGCCATCCGTTGTGGCCAAGCTCTCATCGACGGCGCGGTTAGCCACTATTTATGGCGTACTGATGCTAATCGGGACCGCAAAAGGGTTTTATTCTCCGGCCAGTTCATCGCTAAAACCTTTTCTGGTACCGCGTGAATTATACGCCAACTCTGCCACCTGGTATAGTTCGTTCTGGCAGGCTGGGGCCATTGTAGGGCCGGGCTTGGCTGGTTTTTTCTACAACTGGTTCGGCTTCGATAATACCCTGATCGTAATCATTGTCTTATTTGTTTTCTGCTTTCTGTTGCTTTCCCTGATCAAACGCAAGCCTGTGCCGGTGAGCAACGAGCCGATGTTAGGGCTGCGGGAGAGTTTGAAAGAAGGTTTTCGGTTTGTCTTTAAAACGCAGATTGTGCTGTATGCTATCTCGCTCGACCTGTTTTCGGTTCTGTTTGGTGGCGTTGTCGCTATTCTGCCCGTTTTTGCTGAAGATATTTTGCATGTAGGGGCCGAAGGGCTTGGTTTCTTACGGGCAGCACCTTCAGTTGGAGCCTTGCTGACAATGGCGTTTATGACCCGCTTTCCGCCGACGCAGAATGCCTGGCGAAATATGTTGCTGGCTGTATTAGGCTTTGGTGTGGCCACCATCATATTTGCCTTTTCAACCAATTTTTACCTATCGCTGATTATGTTGGCGCTAACGGGTGCTTTCGATAGTGTGAGCGTTGTAATCCGACAAACGATCCTACAGATTTTTCCGCCCGATCATATGCGCGGACGAGTTGCTGCAGTAAATGGCATCTTTGTTAGTTCGTCGAATGAAATCGGGGCGTTCGAATCGGGCTTGTTGGCCCGGTTGTTGGGTACAGTACCATCAGTAGCACTGGGGGGCGTTGTGACGTTAATTGTAGTGGCTTATGTATACGCCCGATCGAAGGAGTTATTTGCCGTGCGATTAAACTAA
- a CDS encoding phosphoribosylanthranilate isomerase, with protein MFRTRVKICCISSLDEAQLAIRFGADALGLVGKMPSGPGVVQDELAAEIVRTVPPPVATFMLTSETTVDDIVAHQQRVLANTIQLVDAVSANTYAQLHAALPSVKVVQVIHVIDEYNLEEALQAVENGADALLLDSGNPNLAIKELGGTGRVHNWLVSRKIVEQSRVPVFLAGGLHADNVRQALETVQPFGLDICSGVRTNGQLNEQKLDTFLRQVWW; from the coding sequence GTGTTCCGTACGCGCGTAAAAATTTGCTGCATCAGCAGCCTCGACGAAGCACAACTTGCCATTCGGTTCGGTGCTGATGCGCTGGGATTAGTTGGTAAAATGCCTAGTGGCCCTGGTGTAGTACAGGACGAACTGGCCGCCGAAATTGTCCGGACAGTGCCTCCGCCTGTAGCCACATTCATGCTAACGAGCGAGACGACTGTCGATGACATTGTTGCTCATCAACAGCGGGTATTGGCCAATACGATCCAACTTGTCGATGCCGTATCGGCCAATACCTATGCTCAGCTTCACGCGGCTTTACCGTCGGTAAAAGTCGTACAGGTAATCCATGTGATCGACGAGTACAACCTGGAGGAGGCTTTACAAGCTGTTGAAAACGGTGCCGATGCCCTGCTACTCGATTCGGGCAACCCAAATCTGGCCATCAAGGAACTTGGCGGAACTGGTCGGGTACATAACTGGCTGGTAAGTCGCAAAATTGTCGAGCAATCGCGGGTACCTGTCTTTCTGGCGGGAGGGCTACACGCCGATAATGTTCGTCAGGCTCTCGAAACTGTCCAGCCATTTGGTCTTGATATCTGTAGCGGTGTTCGAACCAACGGTCAACTGAACGAGCAGAAACTTGACACGTTTTTACGTCAGGTATGGTGGTAA
- a CDS encoding Hsp20/alpha crystallin family protein has protein sequence MATLVRYNNFPTFVNPFYSRPIINRFQNTTPNVPAVNVKETETEFILELAAPGLKKEDLKINVEANKLTIGYQSEVKSEENTEKFTRQEFGFTSFERSFRLPKTVNADAIKAAYTDGILTVELPKIEVKEEKQVKEIAIA, from the coding sequence ATGGCAACGTTAGTTCGATATAACAACTTCCCTACATTCGTTAACCCATTCTACAGCCGTCCGATCATCAATCGGTTTCAGAATACCACGCCCAATGTACCGGCTGTCAATGTGAAAGAAACCGAAACCGAATTTATTCTGGAACTGGCCGCTCCCGGTCTGAAGAAAGAAGATTTGAAAATAAATGTAGAGGCTAATAAACTGACGATTGGCTACCAATCGGAAGTGAAGAGCGAGGAAAATACTGAAAAATTCACCCGTCAGGAATTCGGATTTACGTCTTTTGAAAGAAGCTTCCGCCTGCCTAAAACGGTAAATGCCGATGCCATTAAGGCCGCCTATACCGATGGAATTCTGACGGTTGAATTGCCCAAAATTGAGGTGAAAGAAGAGAAGCAGGTAAAGGAAATTGCTATTGCCTAA
- a CDS encoding tetratricopeptide repeat protein: MKRHLLPLVTLSFCASLTFSATAQQTAVDYFESGITKSKANDFTGALQAFSMAITMNPENSASYYNRGLAKANLKDHRGAILDYDRAIELNGKDAMAYLSRGVSKSRQDDHRGALLDFSRSIELNPDDPQAYYNRGLSRSRIEQYRGALTDFNKTIELDPGNAQAYYVRGITKQKLEDFAGSLPDFTKVIDLTPKRAQAYAGRGISKTELADFTGAVTDLNKAIELSPEDGESYFYRGYAKGKLEDYKGALPDYDKAIALKADNYRAYYGRGFCKSKLGDQKGAVLDFNQAIEMNNVNVTDAKLVYSGRINRATLDKLRDVVQERNKINELGAERSEAYFSRGISKNKQGDQKSAIIDLNKAIELSPTYAEAYFSRGLIKSAQGDQRAAIMDCNSAIKLNPRYAEVYYIRGIIKHSLGDENGGCLDLSKAGELGYNPSYKVISDYCN, from the coding sequence ATGAAGCGACATTTACTGCCGCTGGTTACTCTCTCATTTTGCGCCAGCTTAACCTTTTCTGCCACTGCCCAGCAAACCGCTGTCGATTACTTTGAAAGCGGCATTACCAAAAGCAAGGCCAACGATTTTACGGGCGCTCTACAGGCATTTAGCATGGCGATTACCATGAATCCCGAAAACTCGGCCAGCTACTACAACCGGGGCCTTGCTAAAGCGAACCTGAAAGATCACCGGGGAGCTATATTGGACTACGACCGTGCCATCGAACTCAATGGGAAAGACGCCATGGCTTACCTGAGCCGAGGGGTTAGCAAAAGCCGACAGGACGACCACCGGGGCGCCTTACTTGATTTTAGCCGATCCATCGAATTGAACCCCGATGATCCGCAAGCCTATTATAACCGTGGCTTAAGCCGTAGCCGGATCGAACAGTACCGAGGAGCGTTGACCGATTTCAACAAAACGATTGAGCTTGACCCTGGTAATGCGCAGGCTTATTACGTGCGAGGTATTACAAAGCAAAAACTGGAAGACTTTGCGGGTAGCTTACCTGATTTTACGAAGGTAATTGACCTGACGCCAAAACGGGCACAAGCCTATGCGGGTCGGGGTATTTCAAAAACGGAACTTGCCGACTTTACCGGGGCCGTAACCGATCTGAATAAAGCCATTGAACTTAGCCCGGAAGATGGGGAATCCTACTTTTATCGGGGTTATGCAAAAGGTAAACTGGAGGATTATAAAGGCGCACTACCCGATTATGACAAAGCGATAGCGCTCAAAGCCGATAACTACCGGGCCTATTATGGACGAGGCTTTTGCAAAAGCAAACTCGGCGATCAGAAAGGTGCCGTTTTGGACTTTAACCAGGCTATTGAGATGAACAATGTCAACGTTACGGATGCTAAACTGGTCTATAGTGGCCGTATCAATCGTGCTACGCTGGATAAGCTCCGGGATGTTGTTCAGGAGCGGAATAAAATTAATGAGCTGGGAGCCGAACGATCCGAAGCTTACTTTAGCCGGGGAATCAGCAAGAATAAACAGGGGGATCAAAAATCGGCCATTATCGACCTAAACAAAGCCATTGAACTCAGTCCTACTTATGCCGAAGCGTATTTTAGCCGGGGGCTGATCAAATCGGCGCAAGGCGACCAACGGGCCGCTATTATGGACTGCAACAGTGCCATTAAGCTGAATCCTCGATACGCTGAGGTGTATTACATCCGGGGAATTATCAAACATAGCCTGGGCGATGAAAACGGTGGTTGTCTGGATCTCTCTAAAGCGGGTGAATTAGGCTACAATCCCTCCTACAAAGTCATCAGCGACTATTGTAATTAG
- a CDS encoding AMP nucleosidase, whose protein sequence is MKTKEEIVQNWLPRYTGTPIEQFGEYILLTNFINYVDLFAKKFDVEIFGIGRAMQTATANNITIINFGMGSAMAATVMDLLSAVNPKAVLFLGKCGGLKKTQIGDLILPIAAIRGDGTSNDYMRPEIPALPSFRLQRAVSSTIKKYELDYWTGTVYTTNRRIWEHDEQFKDYLREIRTMAIDMETATIFTVGFVNSIPHGALLLVSDNPLVPEGVKTEESDKRVTSQFVNVHLEIGIDALVELESSGDSVKHLRFE, encoded by the coding sequence ATGAAAACAAAAGAAGAAATCGTTCAGAACTGGCTTCCCCGTTATACAGGAACCCCCATCGAACAGTTCGGAGAATATATTTTGCTGACCAATTTTATCAACTACGTTGACCTGTTTGCTAAAAAATTCGACGTTGAAATTTTTGGTATTGGTCGAGCTATGCAAACCGCAACGGCCAATAATATCACGATTATCAATTTTGGTATGGGTAGCGCAATGGCCGCTACGGTGATGGATTTGCTGTCGGCTGTAAATCCCAAAGCTGTCCTGTTTCTGGGTAAGTGCGGGGGCTTGAAAAAAACGCAGATAGGGGATTTGATTTTACCCATAGCCGCTATTCGGGGAGATGGTACCAGTAACGACTACATGCGACCTGAGATTCCGGCCCTGCCTTCATTCCGACTGCAGCGAGCCGTTTCGTCAACGATCAAGAAGTATGAACTGGATTACTGGACGGGCACGGTATACACTACAAATCGGCGCATCTGGGAACACGATGAGCAGTTTAAGGATTACCTGCGCGAAATCCGAACGATGGCCATTGATATGGAAACGGCAACGATTTTCACGGTCGGCTTTGTTAACTCCATTCCGCACGGAGCCTTATTGCTGGTTTCTGACAATCCGTTGGTTCCCGAAGGTGTAAAAACGGAAGAAAGCGATAAACGCGTGACAAGTCAGTTTGTGAACGTCCATCTGGAAATCGGTATCGACGCGCTGGTCGAACTCGAATCATCTGGCGATTCAGTTAAGCACTTGCGATTCGAATAA
- a CDS encoding type I restriction enzyme HsdR N-terminal domain-containing protein, whose amino-acid sequence MVPLNLPAFDCKTKQVEGKPYIFDLIRRKYVRLSPEEWVRQHVINLLLAHYAYPKALIRTEGGLTLNQTQKRTDIVVFDREGNPFLLVECKAPHIALTQTVFDQIARYNHVHRAPYLVISNGLVHYCCSVNHATAEIAFMDDFPAFL is encoded by the coding sequence ATGGTCCCATTGAACCTGCCAGCCTTTGATTGCAAAACTAAGCAAGTCGAAGGAAAACCGTATATTTTTGACTTAATCCGCCGGAAGTATGTGCGTTTGTCGCCCGAAGAGTGGGTTCGTCAGCACGTCATCAATCTGCTTTTGGCGCATTATGCCTATCCCAAAGCACTGATCCGAACCGAAGGTGGGCTAACCCTAAACCAGACTCAGAAACGAACCGATATCGTTGTTTTTGATCGGGAAGGCAATCCATTTTTACTAGTCGAATGTAAGGCTCCCCATATTGCACTGACGCAAACCGTTTTCGACCAGATTGCCCGTTATAATCACGTCCATCGAGCTCCTTATCTGGTCATTTCCAATGGATTAGTTCATTACTGCTGCTCCGTCAACCACGCTACTGCCGAGATTGCCTTTATGGATGACTTCCCTGCATTTCTTTAG
- a CDS encoding YceI family protein: MKKATFFAALLLSSVSAFAQNWGLDKAHSNLGFTVTHMMLAEVDGKFTNFDVKMNSSKDDFSDAQIDLTADVNSVNTNQDRRDTHLKSPDFFDAAKYPTLSFKSKSISKVSGNKYKLVGDLTMHGVTKPVTLDAVINGPVTNPQNKQTKAGFKVTGEVKRADFSLGTAPTAVVSDEIAIRATGELVKQQ; the protein is encoded by the coding sequence ATGAAAAAGGCAACTTTTTTTGCAGCTCTCTTATTGTCTTCTGTGAGCGCTTTCGCTCAAAACTGGGGGCTCGACAAAGCTCACTCGAATCTAGGCTTCACCGTAACACACATGATGCTGGCCGAAGTAGACGGTAAATTCACCAACTTCGATGTTAAAATGAATTCATCGAAAGATGATTTTTCAGATGCACAAATCGATCTGACGGCTGATGTAAACAGCGTCAATACGAATCAGGATCGTCGGGATACGCACCTGAAAAGTCCTGATTTCTTCGATGCTGCTAAATATCCGACCCTGTCGTTCAAAAGCAAATCGATTAGCAAAGTATCGGGCAACAAATACAAGCTGGTAGGCGATCTGACCATGCATGGCGTAACCAAGCCTGTAACGCTGGATGCCGTTATCAACGGCCCCGTTACAAACCCACAGAACAAGCAAACCAAAGCTGGCTTTAAAGTAACGGGCGAAGTAAAACGCGCTGATTTCTCGCTGGGTACTGCACCTACGGCTGTTGTTAGTGACGAAATTGCTATCCGGGCAACGGGCGAGTTAGTGAAGCAACAATAA
- a CDS encoding MarR family winged helix-turn-helix transcriptional regulator: protein MSIETDIKQTTPFKTPYHRVMVNLFYTSNWVTAAQTKLLKPSGLTLQQYNVLRILRGQYPSPVKVSDITERMLDKMSNASRLVDKLVAKKLVLRTECPSDRRAVDVVITEKGLELLKQLDTHQNEWDQQQRCKLTEDEAVHLSQLLDKLRG, encoded by the coding sequence ATGTCCATCGAAACTGACATCAAGCAAACAACGCCATTTAAAACCCCATATCATCGGGTTATGGTGAACTTGTTCTATACAAGCAATTGGGTAACAGCGGCTCAGACCAAATTGCTGAAACCATCGGGGCTGACTTTACAGCAATATAATGTGTTGCGCATCTTACGCGGACAGTACCCTTCGCCCGTAAAAGTGAGCGACATTACTGAGCGTATGCTCGATAAAATGTCGAATGCATCCCGGCTGGTCGATAAGCTGGTTGCTAAAAAATTAGTCTTGCGCACGGAGTGCCCCAGTGACCGACGGGCAGTTGATGTCGTCATTACTGAAAAAGGGCTTGAGTTGCTCAAACAATTGGATACACATCAAAATGAGTGGGATCAGCAACAACGCTGTAAACTCACCGAAGATGAGGCCGTACACCTAAGCCAATTGTTGGATAAGCTTCGGGGCTAA